In Clostridia bacterium, one genomic interval encodes:
- a CDS encoding C45 family peptidase: protein MIKMYHARFKGSHYQAGFKWGHLLRKKDIVIKGSLTFEITEEMKQFAKACKPVYEKYYPEVTEEIKGIADGQESSFDLLSTILFSIYCFKPVNKCTCFAFNTKDKTIFGRNSDFLVSLKKLYMNCLYKLDGVYAFNGNTTAYVEMEDGVNEYGLAVGLTFMYPHLRKNGLNAGMLVRF from the coding sequence ATGATAAAAATGTATCATGCAAGGTTTAAAGGTAGTCATTATCAAGCAGGTTTTAAATGGGGACATTTATTAAGAAAAAAAGATATCGTTATAAAAGGCAGTTTGACATTTGAAATAACAGAAGAAATGAAACAGTTTGCAAAAGCCTGTAAACCTGTTTATGAAAAATATTATCCAGAAGTGACTGAAGAGATAAAAGGTATAGCTGATGGACAAGAATCGTCATTTGATTTGTTAAGCACTATATTATTTAGTATTTATTGCTTTAAACCTGTTAATAAATGCACATGTTTTGCATTTAACACAAAAGACAAGACGATATTTGGTCGCAACAGCGACTTTTTAGTAAGCTTAAAAAAACTATATATGAATTGTCTTTATAAATTAGATGGTGTTTATGCTTTTAATGGCAACACTACTGCATATGTTGAAATGGAAGATGGAGTTAACGAATACGGGCTTGCAGTAGGACTTACTTTTATGTACCCGCATTTAAGAAAAAATGGTCTTAATGCTGGGATGCTGGTAAGATTTTT
- a CDS encoding ABC transporter permease subunit → MFIQQQRTTKVKSKRPSKKILRLKKSLPLHFMMAPGTILMIIFNILPIVGLYMAFAAYKPIYGKSFLSSLFNAPFVGFYFFETVFSRPDFGRVMFNTVYIAIIKIVLQTVLGILIALLLNEMMSQKLKKFLQTVYFLPYFLSWALLGSIVNNLFSINGPINAILAATGLNRISFLSSNSWFRTIIIGSDLWKNLGYQAIYFLAAISYLDSTLYEAARIDGANRFKLCYHITIPGIMPIIILISVLNLGNIMNAGFEQILTLYNEIVYKTGDIIDTMAYRIGLINKSTYQFSLGTAIGLFKSLISCALFSIAYIFAAKKLDYKIF, encoded by the coding sequence ATGTTTATCCAGCAACAACGCACAACAAAAGTAAAATCTAAGAGACCATCAAAAAAGATCTTGCGTCTAAAAAAGAGTTTACCTCTGCATTTTATGATGGCGCCGGGTACTATTCTGATGATAATATTCAATATCCTACCCATTGTAGGCTTATATATGGCTTTTGCCGCATATAAGCCTATATATGGCAAGAGTTTTTTGAGCTCGTTATTCAATGCGCCGTTTGTAGGTTTTTACTTTTTCGAAACTGTATTTTCTCGTCCGGATTTCGGCAGAGTAATGTTTAATACGGTTTACATAGCAATTATCAAAATTGTTCTTCAAACAGTTTTGGGAATTTTGATAGCTTTGCTGCTTAATGAAATGATGAGCCAAAAGCTGAAGAAGTTTTTGCAAACCGTATATTTCTTGCCTTACTTCCTTTCTTGGGCATTGTTAGGTTCTATTGTTAACAACTTGTTTTCAATTAACGGACCAATAAACGCAATTCTTGCCGCGACAGGATTGAACCGAATAAGCTTTTTGTCAAGCAACTCATGGTTTAGGACTATAATTATCGGTTCTGATCTTTGGAAAAATCTCGGATATCAGGCGATTTATTTTCTTGCCGCTATAAGCTACCTTGATTCGACACTTTATGAAGCTGCAAGGATAGACGGTGCTAATAGATTCAAATTATGTTATCACATAACAATACCAGGCATAATGCCAATAATAATTTTGATTAGCGTATTGAATTTAGGAAACATCATGAATGCAGGATTTGAGCAAATCTTGACTTTATACAATGAGATTGTTTATAAGACAGGGGATATTATTGATACAATGGCATATCGTATCGGCTTGATTAACAAAAGTACATATCAATTCTCTTTGGGAACTGCAATTGGTTTGTTCAAATCGCTTATAAGCTGTGCTTTATTCTCTATAGCTTATATATTTGCAGCTAAAAAGCTTGACTACAAGATATTTTAA
- a CDS encoding carbohydrate ABC transporter permease yields the protein MIKAVSVHKKRNKFRLSVSRKIFLVVNGLALIGFAVLCLLPFINLFSVSLSSKNAVNAGLVSFFPVDITLNAYQYLLKQSAFFAAFWMSIKRVFIGTAISMVVIIFAAYPLSLSSEELPGKRFYIVICVISMFFSGGLIPTYIVITNLGLYNTIWALVLPSAMNCWNMVLMLNFIRRVPKELSEYAQIEGAGYFTLLLKIILPVSLPAIATVLLFTVVGHWNAWFDGYIYMSSENWPLQTYIYNILDSLKQLQASLNKTEEDLALLSKLDDKTLRSAQIFIAMLPIMMIYPFAQKYFVQGLMLGSVKE from the coding sequence ATGATAAAAGCAGTATCAGTACATAAAAAAAGAAATAAATTTCGTCTGTCAGTCTCAAGAAAGATATTCCTTGTAGTTAATGGTTTGGCTTTGATCGGCTTTGCGGTGTTGTGCTTGTTGCCGTTTATAAACTTGTTCTCTGTTAGCTTAAGTTCAAAAAATGCAGTTAACGCTGGACTGGTTAGTTTCTTTCCGGTAGATATTACTCTTAATGCATATCAATATCTATTAAAACAAAGCGCATTTTTTGCAGCATTTTGGATGTCTATTAAGAGAGTGTTTATTGGTACGGCTATTTCAATGGTAGTGATTATATTTGCGGCTTACCCTCTATCACTGTCATCTGAAGAATTGCCTGGAAAAAGATTTTATATTGTAATTTGCGTAATTTCAATGTTTTTTAGCGGCGGACTTATACCGACTTATATTGTCATAACAAATTTGGGACTTTATAACACAATTTGGGCATTGGTATTGCCTTCCGCTATGAACTGCTGGAATATGGTGCTTATGCTTAATTTTATTAGGCGAGTACCTAAGGAACTTAGTGAATATGCTCAGATTGAAGGAGCGGGATATTTTACTTTGCTGTTAAAAATAATTCTTCCAGTTTCTTTGCCGGCTATTGCAACTGTGCTTTTGTTTACAGTAGTAGGACACTGGAACGCATGGTTTGATGGTTATATTTATATGAGCTCTGAAAACTGGCCGCTCCAAACTTATATATATAATATTTTGGACAGCTTAAAGCAATTGCAAGCATCTTTAAATAAAACAGAAGAAGACCTTGCATTGCTGTCTAAGCTAGACGACAAAACTTTGAGATCTGCACAAATCTTTATTGCTATGCTACCTATCATGATGATATATCCTTTTGCTCAAAAATATTTTGTTCAGGGATTAATGTTAGGTTCTGTTAAAGAATGA